The genomic stretch TGAGGTGGGTCACATGCGCATTGGTCAACTGTCGGAGCGCACCGGTATCTCCCGGCGGCTGCTGCGGTACTACGAGGAGCAGGGGCTGCTGCCGGCGGCCCGCTCGCTGAACGGGTACCGGGAGTACGACGAGCGGTGCGTGGACCGGGTCCTCCAGATCCGGGGACTGCTGGAGGCCGGGCTGCCCACCCGGGTCATCAAGCAGGTGCTCCCCTGCATCGACCAGCCCCGCGCCATCCACGTGGCCGGTGCCACGCCGGAGACGATCGCGACGCTGGAGAGCGAGCGGGACAGCATGACCGAGCGGATCCGGTGCCTGGTCCGCAACCGGGACGCCATCGCGGACTACCTGGAGGCGGTGCGCGGCGGCCAGCGGCCCCTCGCCACCGCCGGGGG from Actinacidiphila yeochonensis CN732 encodes the following:
- a CDS encoding MerR family transcriptional regulator is translated as MRIGQLSERTGISRRLLRYYEEQGLLPAARSLNGYREYDERCVDRVLQIRGLLEAGLPTRVIKQVLPCIDQPRAIHVAGATPETIATLESERDSMTERIRCLVRNRDAIADYLEAVRGGQRPLATAGGGAREAAAPSEAGAAAS